One window from the genome of Yarrowia lipolytica chromosome 1B, complete sequence encodes:
- a CDS encoding uncharacterized protein (Compare to YALI0B03542g, no similarity): MEISIAIPAGAKYRILRDPHCLPRVPRSIANEVAQEKQIQRRRRLSEDILNSRRDKIHFDRSLRIPEWKEYRSSAHDTPAQTPPRRGSDSAISDFSPPSHDDIRKVLLGSPNQPQTSNMFFPSIMQEREPSFQDKVRFRNRFWKQPAPGSRTRDFYTNRNGQKWQGHPGWHRLLRRQYAFWGLDRCWREERSQFLQDKRRETAFNKQQKHRRTTI, encoded by the exons ATGGAAATCTCAATAGCCATTCCAGCCGGAGCCAAGTACCGCATTTTACGCGACCCGCACTGTTTACCCCGGGTGCCGCGAAGCATCGCCAACGAGGTGGCCCAAGAAAAGCAGATACAACGACGCAGACGGTTGAGTGAAGATA TCCTAAACAGCAGAAGAGACAAGATCCACTTTGACCGAAGTCTACGAATTCCCGAGTGGAAGGAGTACAGATCTTCGGCCCACGATACCCCGGCCCAAACTCCGCCGCGACGCGGCTCCGACTCGGCCATTTCAGACTTTTCGCCACCTTCTCACGACGACATCCGCAAGGTGTTGCTGGGCAGTCCCAATCAACCCCAGACCAGCAACATGTTCTTCCCCTCCATCATGCAGGAGCGAGAACCGAGCTTCCAGGACAAGGTGCGGTTTCGAAACCGGTTCTGGAAGCAACCTGCACCCGGGAGCCgaacacgtgacttttaCACCAACAGAAACGGACAGAAATGGCAGGGCCACCCGGGCTGGCACCGGCTACTGAGACGCCAGTATGCGTTTTGGGGTCTGGACCGGTGCTGGCGAGAAGAACGCAGCCAGTTTCTGCAGGACAAGCGGCGAGAAACCGCCTtcaacaagcagcagaaacatCGTAGAACAACAATTTAA
- a CDS encoding uncharacterized protein (Compare to YALI0B03564g, similar to Saccharomyces cerevisiae BGL2 (YGR282C); ancestral locus Anc_5.8, similar to uniprot|P43070 Candida albicans Glucan 1 3- beta -glucosidase precursor (EC 3.2.1.58) (Exo-1 3-beta- glucanase)) produces the protein MKFTFAAVTAALASSAMALGGLGVDLGVKRESDGECKNAGDYKADLEALKGLTDTIRIYAAGDCDALRELGPVAEAANFKLMIGVWPNDDNHFASEQFALKSYLPWLSKSTVPYITVGSEALYRKDMTPQQLADKINDIKNQLKGIKDKNGQTFDVPVGTVDSWNVIVDGYSSPAVKAADVVFANAFSYWQGQTMANASYSFFDDIMQALQTIQTTKGTTDIDFWVGETGWPTDGGAFGDSQPGVKQAAQFWQEGICAIRAWGINTLVFEAFDETWKPDTKGDNGEEVSGVEKYWGVYDSNLKPKFDTTCKFD, from the coding sequence ATGAAGTTCACATTTGCTGCCGTTACCGCCGCGCTGGCCTCGTCCGCCATGGCCCTCGGAGGCCTCGGAGTCGACCTCGGAGTCAAGCGAGAGTCCGACGGAGAGTGCAAGAACGCCGGCGACTACAAGGCCGATCttgaggctctcaagggTCTCACCGACACCATCCGAATCTACGCCGCCGGCGATTGCGACGCCCTGCGAGAGCTCGGCCCTGTTGCTGAGGCCGCTAACTTCAAGCTCATGATTGGTGTGTGGCCCAACGACGACAACCACTTTGCCTCCGAGCAGTTTGCTCTCAAGAGCTACCTGCCCTGGCTCTCCAAGTCCACCGTGCCCTACATCACCGTGGGCTCCGAGGCTCTGTACCGAAAGGACATGACTCCCCAGCAGCTGgccgacaagatcaacgacatcaagaaccagctcaagggcatcaaggacaagaacggCCAGACCTTTGACGTCCCCGTCGGTACCGTCGACTCCTGGAACGTGATTGTCGATGGCTACTCCAGCCCCGCCGTCAAGGCCGCCGACGTTGTCTTCGCCAACGCCTTCTCCTACTGGCAGGGACAGACCATGGCTAACGCCTCTTACTCCTTCTTCGATGACATCATGCAGGCTCTCCAGACCATCCAGACCACCAAGGGTACCACCGACATTGACTTCTGGGTTGGTGAGACCGGATGGCCCACCGATGGCGGTGCTTTCGGCGACTCTCAGCCTGGCGTGAAGCAGGCTGCTCAGTTCTGGCAGGAGGGTATCTGTGCCATCCGAGCCTGGGGTATCAACACTCTGGTTTTCGAGGCTTTCGACGAGACCTGGAAGCCCGACACTAAGGGTGACAACGGTGAGGAGGTCTCCGGCGTTGAGAAGTACTGGGGTGTTTACGACTCCAACCTCAAGCCCAAGTTCGACACCACTTGCAAGTTTGACTAA
- a CDS encoding uncharacterized protein (Compare to YALI0B03575g, gnl|GLV|YALI0B03575g [Yarrowia lipolytica] weakly similar to uniprot|P21734 Saccharomyces cerevisiae YDR177W UBC1_YEAST Ubiquitin-conjugating enzyme (Ubiquitin- protein ligase)): MKIKKDVKELFSKTPADICVPRDYDGSLQNVAIVILGPEATPYYGGAWQMVIKVPSDYPQSAPKAFFKTRIFHPNVQPSTGEVCVDTLKRDWTPTTSLCDILVTIRCLLVHPNPESALNEEAGKLLLEDYAAFSRTARLMTNVHALNRSDYVKEEQTEPPASAVSSTKRTQHSSSPDEDVQTPMDGSISASQLEIQLAPKPAKKPKRKTGLKRL, from the coding sequence ATGAAAATCAAAAAGGACGTCAAGGAACTGTTTTCAAAAACGCCAGCAGATATCTGCGTGCCCAGAGATTATGACGGGTCGCTTCAGAACGTTGCTATCGTCATTCTGGGCCCAGAAGCAACACCCTACTATGGAGGAGCGTGGCAGATGGTCATCAAGGTACCCTCAGATTACCCCCAGTCTGCTCCAAAGGCTTTCTTCAAAACTCGAATCTTTCATCCAAATGTCCAGCCCTCCACCGGCGAGGTCTGCGTCGACACACTCAAACGAGACTGGACCCCGACAACTTCTCTGTGCGACATCCTCGTCACCATCAGATGTCTCCTAGTACACCCCAACCCTGAGTCGGCGCTCAACGAAGAGGCCGGAAAGCTGCTTCTAGAGGACTACGCTGCCTTCTCTCGAACAGCTCGTCTCATGACTAATGTCCATGCTCTCAACAGAAGCGACTACGTCAAGGAAGAACAAACTGAGCCTCCAGCATCGGCAGTATCCAGCACAAAAAGAACCCAACACTCATCTTCGCCTGATGAAGATGTGCAGACACCCATGGACGGCTCCATTTCTGCATCGCAACTCGAAATTCAGCTTGCACCAAAACCAGCCAAGAAACCAAAACGGAAAACCGGCCTCAAACGGCTCTAA